TACAAAAATATTTAAGTTTCCAACTAAAAAAGGGTTTATAAAATACATTAGTGCCAACAGAAAAATAAACTTTAAAAACAAGTTTCTGTTTATGCCAAAAAAGGCAGCCCAAGTATAGCCCGGCACTTCTTTCTTAATTTTGAAATGAAGCTGCATGTATTGAAAAACCAAACCAAATGAATACCCGGCTGTTACGCCAATTAGTCCGTAATAAGACAACGAATACATTAAGATTACTGTTACAATAAGATACATGAACGAGTAAAAAAACGTGTTTTTGATAAAGCTTTGCGACTTAAGGTATTGATGCGAAATTTTATAATTGATGCGAAATAAAAGTCCGAGTATTAGAATTTTCAGTAGTAATTCGCTTTCAATCCATTTATCGCCCAAGAGAATAGAAACGATTTCTTTGGTAGAGGTTAAAACAATAAGCAAAGAAGGCAGTATAAACAAATTAAGCAGATACTCTACTTTGAGTAATCGTTTGAGGTGCATTTTTTTGTCGTCTTCCATTTTGGCAAAATCGGCAAAAATAATGTTGTCCAGGTACTGAGCGTATACATTTTGCAACGTACTCATAATACTGTATGATCGATTATAAATTCCCAAAGAAGTTGGTCCCAAAACCCTTCCGATGATAATCCCGTCTGATTGATTTCCGAGCATACCTACTAATCTGCTGGCAGAATTCCAACCCCCAAAATTGATGAGTTCATTCCAAGCTGTTTTATCAAATTTGAAAAAATATTTCTCTTTTTTGATGGCATAAAAAACAACTGACTCGTATAAAACCTGAGCAACAAGCGGATAAATTAAAGCGTAATAATTATGGTATAAATGAAAAACAATAAAAACGCCGGGAACATAAATAAGCATGAAACTCGATAACTCAATCAGGCTGATTTTTTTGACTTCGAGGTTTTTCAATAAAATATTTCGGGAAATCGCGGATAATGCGATGAACATTGGCAACCAAAAAATATTTCTTAAGATGGTACTCAGTTCATTGATATTGAAAAAATGAGCTACCATTTCATTACCGAACCAAAGCACACCTGAAAAAACAGCGGCAAAAACTACATAGGAAAAGAAAGCCGTATTAATATGGTTTTGGTTGATGTTCTTTTGCTTCACCAAACTGGCTCCAAGGCCGGTATTGGGAATTTCCATAAAGAGTATAATCAAAATATTAAAAACATGAAAGATACCAAAGTCGTGCGGCATCAAATGTCTTGACGTCCACATCAAAAGGAAAATTCGGCAAAAAATTATGATAATTTTAGAAGAAGAGTACCAAATGACATTCATAGTAAATCAAAGTATCGGTGTGCATTTTGAATAAAAACGTTCATGTCATTTATCCTTTCTAACTAAACAATCATTCCGGCGGCTACGGTTTCATTGGTAGCATCATCAATAAGGATAATACTTCCGGTGATTCTGTTTTCACGATAAGAATCCAACATCAATCGCTGGGTACAACGAATAGTCACTCGGGCAATATCATTCATTTTCAATTCTTTATCCTCTTCTAATCGGTGATAGGAATTGATATCAATTTTATACACTACATTTTTAATGATAGCTTTTTGTTCGTTACTCGTATGCATAATGGTATACTTGGCATTCGGGCGGGCTGAACCGTTATTGAACCAACACAACATTACATCAAACTCTTGTTGCATTTCCGGTTGGTTGTTGGTTTTTACCAGCATATCGCCTCTACCTACATCAATATCATCTTCTAAAGTTATGGAAACCGACATTGGAGCAAAAGCTTCTTCAACTTCTTTATCTCCGGCATTAATCGATTTAATTTTAGAAACAAAGCCCGAAGGTAAAACAGTAATTGAATCACCTACTCGGTAAATTCCACCGGCAATTCTACCGGCATACCCGCGGTAATCGATAAAGCCTTCGCTTTGTGGACGCAATACGGTTTGCACCGGAAAACGAGCGTCAATTTTATTGATATCACTACTGATGTGTAGGGTTTCCAGTAAATGCAATAAAGGAGAATCCTGATACCAATCCATATTTTCAGAACGGTTGACCACATTGTCACCATCCAAAGCACTAATCGGAATAAAGCGAATATCTTTTATATTTAATTTTGATGAAAACTCTTCAAACTGGTTAACGATAGTGTTAAAAACAGTTTCCGAATAATCCACCAAATCCATTTTGTTTACACAAACAATGATGTGTGGAATTTGCAATAATGAAGCTATAAAAGCGTGTCTTTTGGTTTGTTCAATCACACCATGACGGGCGTCAATCAAGACAATAGCGGCATTGGCTGTTGAAGCTCCGGTAACCATATTACGGGTATACTGAATGTGTCCCGGTGTATCGGCAATGATGAATTTACGTTTGGGTGTAGTGAAATAACGGTACGCTACATCAATGGTAATTCCTTGCTCACGCTCATCGCGAAGTCCGTCAGTAAACAACGCCAAGTCTACCCCAGCATGACCTTTACGTTTACTGGTGGTTTCAATGGCTTCTAACTGGTCTTCAAAAATAGATTTTGAATCATATAACAATCGTCCTATCAGTGTGCTTTTTCCGTCGTCAACACTCCCGGCTGTGGTAAAGCGCAATAATTGGTTAGTATCTATAATCATGATGTTCTGAAAATTAATGTTGTTTTGTTTTTGTTTTGAATTTTAGAAATACCCTTCTCTTTTTCGATCTTCCATGGCTGATTCTGAGCGTTTATCATCGGCTCTGTTTCCTCTTTCGGTATGACGCAAAGAAGCCACTTCGGCAACGATTTTTTCCAAAGTATCCGCATCAGATTCTATACCACCGGTAATGGTGATATCGCCCAAAGTTCTGAAGCGGATTTTCTTAGTATGAATTTCTTCTGTCCCATCAAGGATTAAGTATTCTGATTTTGGAATCCAAGAATTATTTCTCCAAAGCACTTCTCTTTCGTGAGCGAAATACAACGAAGGAATCGCAATATTCTCTCTTTTAATGTAGTTCCAAACGTCCATCTCTGTCCAGTTACTGATTGGGAATGCTCTGAAGTGTTCGCCTTCAAAATATTTTCCGTTCAATAAATTCCACAATTCCGGTCTTTGGTTTTTAGGATCCCATTGACCAAAATCATCTCTGTGCGAAAAGAAACGTTCTTTGGCTCTGGCTTTTTCTTCATCACGACGTCCACCTCCAATAGCGCAATCAATTTTATGACTTTCGATAGCATCTAAAAGTGTGGTGGTTTGCAATGCGTTTCTATTGGCATTTTTCCCTCTTTCTTCTAAAACTCTACCGGTATCAATAGATTCCTGAACCGAACCTACCAATAAAGTAGCGCCCAATTCGGCAATCAAATCATCTCTGAATTGTATCGTTTCCGGGAAATTGTGTCCGGTATCAATGTGCATTAAGGCAAACGGAATTTTAGACGGATAGAAGGCTTTTTTGGCTAAATGTGCCACTACTATAGAATCTTTTCCTCCCGAAAAAAGGATTACGGGATTTTGAAATTGCGCCCATACTTCACGTAAAATGAAGATGGCTTCTGACTCTAACTCGTCTAAATAATTTAAATAAAATTTACTCATTGCTGTATGTTTCTATTTTATGCTTGACAAAAGTAATAACTTTTTCTACGGCATCGGGGATGCTGTCGGTTTCTGTTTTAATCCAAATGGCAGGATTAGTTGGTTTCTCGTACGGGGCATCAATACCTGTGAAGTTGGGAATCAGACCTTTTCGGGCTTTTTGATACAATCCTTTGACGTCTCTACGTTCACATTCTTCTAAACTGGTATCAACAAAAATTTCAATAAAATCTTTTTCGCCAATGATTTCTTTCACCATTTTTCTGTCTTTTTCCAAAGGGGATACAAAAGCGGCTACGGTTATCATTCCGGCATCGACAAAAAGTTTAGCGATTTCGGCTGTACGGCGCAGGTTTTCATTTCGATCAGATTCCGTAAAACCTAATCCGGCATTTATACCACCTCTCAGATTATCGCCATCCAAGGTGTAGGTTCTTAAATTTAGTTGAAAAAGAGCCTGTTCTACTGCTTCGGCTATAGTAGATTTCCCCGAACCTGAAAGTCCGGTAAACCAAAGTACCATAGAAGGGTGTTGGTTTAACTGATTTCTGGATTCGCGGGTAACCGAATAGTTTTGTTGTGTAATGTTATTACTCATTGGCTGCTTTTATAGGTTCAACTATAGGTTCTTCAACGGTTATAGGCTCTACTTTTGGCAACCCAAATTTACTGCGATACCAAACGCGTTCGTGAATATAATACAAAATCATTTTGGTACTAACTTCGGCCAAGCCAACTTTCAAACCAATAAACGGATTGCCGGAAATAAACCAGGCTACCATCATAGTATCCATAGAACCCACCAAACGCCAAGTGACTGTTTTAGCAAAATGGCGCTTTTTGCTTTCTCTTAAAATACCTTCTTTAGACAAATTGATTTTGTACCAAACTCTTTCGTGCAAATAATACAAAATGAATTTAGTGGCAAACTCAGTCATCCCAATCTTAAACCCAATCATAGGATTCCCCGAAATGAACCACGCCAACAGCATGGTATCTATCGTACCAATAACACGCCAAGTAATGGCTTTGGCAATATGGCGCTTGTGTGATTTATCAATCATTGGTTATCGAGAAATAAGGGTTTAATAAATTTTCTTTGTTGTATTGTAATTCAGTAGTTGAATTTTGTTGCAGTACTTTTAATCCGGCGGCATTGCAAATGGCATGACCGGCCGCTATGTCCCATTCCATAGTGGGAGCAAATCTCGGATAAACATCTGCGGTACCTTCGGCAACCAAGCATAATTTTAAGGAACTCCCTTTTGAAATAATGGCTACTTTTTTACCCGATTGTTGTTCCAATTGCGTCATAAAAGTGGTTGTTTCCTCATTCATGTGCGAGCGACTTCCCACTACACGCAGTTCATTTTCATCTTTTTTCGGGGCAATATTTTGACTATTCTTGATAATATCAGCTGCTGTAGTATCGGCTGTTGTTATGAATTTAAAGGCTTTTTTTTCATCTACTAAACCATAATATAATTCGTTTAGTGCCGGAGCAAAGATGACGCCGAATTTAGGCTTCCCGTTTTCGACTAAAGCTATATTAACGGTAAACTCATCGTTCTTTTTGATAAATTCTTTGGTTCCATCAAGTGGATCAACTATCCAGCAGGTATTCCAGTTTTTACGTACATCATACGGAAGTTGCTTGGTTTCTTCACTGATAATCGGTATTCCGAAAGGTTTTAGTTTAGCTTCAATACAAGTATTGGCCTGTTGATCGGCCACGGTTAAAGGGGATTCATCTTCTTTGAAAACCACTTCGATTTCATTGGTATAAATTTTCATGATAACCGCACCGGCTTCTAATGCCGCGTCGATTGCTGTTTCAATCCAAAGTGAATTTACAGATGAATTTGTCATATTAATGATATTGTTTGTCGTAATAGTTTTGGTACTCGCCCGAAGTCACATTTTTCAACCAAACTTCATTGGCTAAATACCAGTCTATAGTTTTTTCCAATCCTTGTTCAAAAGTTACGGAAGGTTTCCATCCCAGTTCTTTATTTATTTTTGAAGCATCGATGGCGTAACGCAAATCATGTCCCGGACGGTCTTTCACATAGGTAATCAATTGGGCTGATTCTCCTTCGGAACGGCCTAATTTCTTATCCATTTGTTGGCAAAGCAATTTAACTAAGTCAATATTTTGCCATTCATTGAAGCCACCAATATTGTAGGTTTCATGATTTTTACCTTCATGAAAAACTAAATCAATCGCTACTGCGTGATCCTCTACAAAAAGCCAATCGCGAGTATATTTTCCATCGCCATAAACCGGCAAAGGTTTGTTATTGATAATATTATTAATGAAAAGCGGAATCAATTTCTCCGGAAAGTGATTTGGCCCGTAATTATTGGAACAATTGGTAATTACATAAGGTAAACCATAAGTTTCTCCATAGGCACGCACAAAATGATCCGAACTGGCTTTTGAGGCAGAGTACGGGGAATTCGGGTCGTAAGGAGTGGTTTCGGTAAATAATCCTGTTGCGCCTAAACTTCCGTAAACCTCATCGGTTGATATATGATAGAATCGTTTTCCTTCAAAATTATCTTTCCAAATGGTTTTAGCGGCATTGAGCAGATTCATTGTTCCTATAACATTGGTTTTTACAAATGCCAACGGATCAGTAATGGAACGATCAACATGCGATTCAGCAGCTAAGTGCAATACGCCTTCAAACTGATATTTTTGAAATAAGTCATTGATAAAATCAGCATCCGTGATATCGCCTTTTACAAAAGTATAATTAGCCGAATCTTCAATATCGGCAATATTTTCAAGGTTTCCGGCATAAGTCAGTGCATCAAGATTAAAAATATGATACGACGGGTACTTAGTCACAAAACGTCTGACAACATGTGAACCAATGAATCCGGCACCTCCTGTAATTAATATCTTTTTACCCACGATTTTATTATTGTTTTTTTAGTGTTCGTGAACCTTGCGGTTTCATATTATAATTTTCCGTCTGCTTTTTCTTTTAAAACTCCTTTTACATCAAATAAGACGCTGTTGGCTTTTTTCAACTTTGAAAAATCGAGCGTTTCAAATTCTTTATGGGACACCCCTAATACCAATGCGTCATACGTATCATTAGGCAATTGATTAGTGGTTTTAAGGTTGTACTCGTGCCATACTTCTTCCGGTTTGGCCCAAGGATCAAAAATGGTAACTTCCATACCGTAATCGGTCAAAGCTGTTACTACATCTACAATTTTGGTATTGCGAACATCGGGACAATTTTCTTTGAACGTAAAGCCCAACATCAATAATTTGGCTCCGTTAATGGCAATCCCTTTTTTAATCATCAGCTTGACCACTTGTGAAGCCACATATTCGCCCATGCTGTCATTTAATCGTCTTCCGGCTAAAATAATTTCGGGATGATATCCTTTTTCCTGAGCTTTTTGCGCCAGATAGTACGGATCAACTCCTATACAATGTCCACCAACCAAGCCCGGTTTAAAGGGAAGAAAATTCCATTTGGTTCCGGCTGCTTCTAAAACGGCATGCGTATCAATTTCTAATAAATTGAAAATTTTAGCCAATTCATTTACAAAAGCGATATTGATATCACGCTGAGAATTTTCGATTACTTTGGCCGCTTCGGCAACTTTGATGCTTGGTGCTAAATGGGTTCCGGCTGTGATAACCGATTTGTATAAATTATTCACTTTCTGTCCGATTTCCGGCGTTGATCCGGAAGTGACTTTTAGTATTTTTTCGACGGTATGTTCTTTATCTCCCGGATTGATTCGTTCCGGCGAGTAGCCTGCAAAAAAATCTACATTGAATTTCAATCCGCTTATTTTTTCTAAAACCGGAATACATTCTTCCTCGGTAACTCCGGGATAAACAGTAGATTCATAGATTACGATATCGCCTTTTTTCAACACCTTTCCAACCGTTTCGCTTGATTTATACAGTGGTGTCAAATCGGGACGGTTATTTTTATCTACCGGTGTCGGAACAGTTACTATGTAGTAATTACAGTCTTTTATATCGTCTAAATTATAGCTGCAAAAAAGTCCTTTGGTAGTTGATGGTATATTTACTAAAACCGCTTTTAAGGTTTGCTCATCAATTTCGAGGGTGGCATCTTTGCCTGAATTTAATTCTGCTATTCTGTTTTGGTTGATATCAAATCCAATGACTGAATATTGGGTAGCAAACAAGCGTGCCAGTGGTAAACCAACATATCCCAGTCCTATTATTGCAATTTTTGAATCCATATATTTTTTAGAAAAATCTAAAATTTAATTTTGCTAATATAGTTTATTTAGAACCAATTGATTGGTAAACAAACCCGATTTCTCTCATTTTATTGGCGTCTAATAAGTTTCTACCGTCGAATATAAAAGCCGGTTTCAGCATATTGTCATAAATTTTTTGCCAATCGTATTCTTTAAACTCATCCCATTCTGTCAAAATAGCTATGGCATGTGCATTTTGGCTAGCTACGTAAGCGTTGTTGAACGTTTTTATATATTTTTCGTTATCAGCAGATTTTCTTGTGTCAAGGTAATCCAAATCAGACAACACCTGTTGATGAGAAACTTTTGGGTCATATAAAGCAATGGAAGCTTGTTCGTTTATCAAATCATCTGCCACATATATAGCGGCTGATTCGCGAGTATCATTGGTATCTTTTTTGAAAGCCCATCCTAAAAAGGTAATTTTTTTTCCGGAAACTGTATTGTAAAGAGTTTGGACAATATTTTGAGAGAAACGCTTTTTTTGGTGATCATTCATAATGATAACCTGTTCCCAATAATTAGCAACTTCATTTAAACCGAAAGCTTTGGAGATGTATACCAAATTCAAGATATCTTTTTGGAAACAAGAACCGCCAAATCCAACTGAAGCTTTTAAAAATTTAGAACCGATACGGCTGTCCATTCCTATAGCTTTGGCTACTTCATTTACATTAGCTTCTGTTTTTTCACACAATTCAGAAATAGCATTGATAGAAGAAACTCTTTGTGCTAAAAAAGCATTGGCAGTTAGTTTTGATAATTCAGAAGACCAAACATTGGTTTTTAAAATGCGGTCTTTAGGCACCCAATTAGAATATACTTCTACCAAAGCCTCAATGGCTTTTTGACCTTCCTGATTGGTTTCGCCACCAATAAGTACTCGGTCCGGATTTAATAAATCAGCTACAGCGGTACCTTCGGCTAAAAATTCAGGGTTGGATAAAATTTGAAATTGCACTCTGTTTCCGGTATTGTCTAAAATGCTTTTTATGGCTTCAGCTGTTCTAACGGGCAAAGTTGATTTTTCAACAATGATTTTATCATTTTTGGCCACTCTGGCGATTTGACGCGCACATAATTCTATGTGTTTTAAATCAGCCGCCATTCCTTTTCCGGTACCGTAAGTTTTTGTTGGTGTGTTAACGGAGATGAAGATTAATTGAGCTTCATCAATAGCTTTATCAACATCAGTAGAAAAAAACAAGTTTCTACCTCGAGCTGAAGCTACAATTTCATTTAAACCCGGTTCATAAATAGGGATATTATTAATGTCTTTATCATTCCAAGCCGCGATTCTTTTTTCATTTAAATCAACCACCGTGACTTTAATATGAGGGCATTTTTCAGCTATAACTGCCATCGTTGGTCCTCCAACATAACCGGCACCGATACAACAAATGTTTGTAATCTTCATTTTATTCTTTATTTCAAATTTTCCCAATACCATTTTACCGCTTCTTTCAAACCATCTTGAAATGGGAATTTGGGATTATAATTAAGTAATTTTTTTGCTTTTTCTATGCTAGCCAACGAATGTGGAATATCTCCAGCTCTATTTGGCCCATGTATCACGGGTATTTCGGCAATTTCTGAATCAAATTCGGAAAGATAGGTCTTTAAATAACTTACCATTTCATTCAGTGTGGTTCTGTCGCCAAAAGCGGTATTATAAACCGTATTAACTGCTGCCGGATTGTCTGAAATCATAGCCAATTCATTCATTTGAATCACATTATCAATATAAGTGAAGTCTCTTGAATAATTGCCATCGCCATTGATCACCGGACTTTCGTGTTGCATTAACTGCATAACAAATTTAGGAATCACGGCAGCATATGCTCCGTTAGGATCTTGACGTCTTCCAAAAACGTTAAAATAGCGCAACCCGATAGTTTCCATCCCATAGGTTTTACTGAATATCTCGGCGTATAATTCGTTTACATATTTAGTAATGGCATAGGGCGAAAGTGGTTTTCCTATGATGTCTTCTACTTTTGGTAAATTTTCCGAATCCCCGTAAGTTGATGAACTGGCAGCATAAATGAATCGTTTTACACCGGCATCACGGGAGGCAATCAACATGTTCATGAATCCTGTAATGTTTACTTCATTGGTTGTAAACGGATCTTGTATAGAACGCGGCACCGAACCCAAGGCTGCCTGATGTAGTACATAGTCTATATTTTTAACTGCTTTGGCACAAGTTTGCGGATCCCGAATGTCACCTTCCAGTAAAGTAAAGTTAGGGTTTGAAAAAAAGGCTTCAATATTATGACGATGCCCTGTAGCAAAATTATCCAGACAGGTCACTTTGTAGGCTTTGGCTAAAAAATAGTCACAGAGATTAGAACCAATAAAACCAGCTCCACCCGTAATGAGTATGGATGTATTATTGTTTGTCATTATTTTTTTCTTTTGAAAAGTCGGTGATACAATTTTGCAAAAAATCCGGTTGGCTCTTCATCTTCATGGTATCCGCTGCCATAGCCATAGCCATAGCTGTAGCCATAACCATAACCGTAACCATACCCTACTCCGTATTTTGCTTTGTTTTCATAACCATTGAAAATGATGCTGATGTTGTTTAACTCGCCTCTTTTCGTTCGGTTGTTTAACAAGGTCAACATTTCTTTTTTGGTGAAATTCTGGCGAACAATATACAAAGTAACGTCACAAAATTGAGCCAACTCTAAGGCGTCAGAAACCAATCCTACCGGAGGAGTATCCAATATGATATAGTCATAATTTTTCTTAAGCTCTGCCATCATTTCTTTCATGCTATCGCCCAGAATTAACTCTGAAGGATTTGGCGGAATAGGCCCTGAAGTAATTACATCAAGATACGGAATGTGCGTATGTTGTATCACATCTTCTAATGTCTTTTGCCCAATCAAATAGTTAACTGCACCAATATCATTTTGAATATTAAAGTCATCAAAAATCTTTGGTTTTCTTAAATCGAGTCCCAAGATGATGGTTTTCTTTTCGCTCAAGGCAAATACGGTGGCAATATTGATAGAACAGAAAGTTTTCCCTTCGCCGCTGACGGAAGAGGTAAGCATTAATGTTTTTGACCCTTCAACGCTTTGTTTTTTATACAAGAACTGTAACGACGAACGAATAGCTCTGAAAGATTCAGACAGGGCCGACTTTGGTCTTTCAAAAACGGACAGATTAGAATCGGAGTATTTAATTCCAATAATTCCTAATAACGGAAGTTGTGTCAGATTGGAGATATCGACTATATTTTGAATCGTATTGTTGATAAAGAAAATCAAAAACACCAATACAAGCGGAACCAAAAGACCGATGAAAAACGCCAATACATAATTCACGCTGGTTTTAGGTCCTAATAACATACCGCCGACATCTTTGGCCGGATCAATAAACTGTATATCGGAAAGGTTGGCTGCTTTTACAATAGCTGCTTCACTTCTTTTTTGTAAAAAGGTATTGTAAATATTATTGCTTAAATCATATTTTCTGGAAATATTTAAATACGCCTGATTGGTTTCGGGCATCTTTTTAATTTCGGATTCTACTTCATTCAGCTTACTGTTTACCGAATTCAAATCGTATTGTAGCATGCTTCTCAAAGAGCTGGCATTTTCAAGCAAAACTCTTTTAACGGATACAATTTCATTGTCTAATCGCTCATAAAAAATTTGGCCTTTGGCCGAATAAATCAACTCTGATCTTTGAATCGAAAGTTCTATCAACTTGGAAACATTGGTAACTATATTCGGTTCTGAAATCCCAGCTACCGTTGGTGCCGGTAATTTTGAAAAATCAACACTGTTTTTTAAATACTCTTTAAGTTGATTGAGGTAGGCAATTTTTCTTTCTACTTCATCTTTTCTGGCGTCTAGCTCTAATAACTGACTTTTAAAATTGGCGCCTTTATCTTCAACATCTAAGATGCTGTTGTTTCTGCTGAAATCTTTTAAATCGTTACCTGAATTTTTTAATTGCTCCTCCATATCAACCAATCTTTCGTCGATGAAGTTAATGGTGTTTTCAGCAAATTTATTTTTATTTTCAAGTTGTCTGTCTATCAACATCTTAACTGTAGCGTTGAGATAGTCAACCATTCGGTTTTTGTTGGTACCCTCCATTCCTAATTTTAGGATAGCGCCCGCTTTTTCATCAGTAACTACTCTTACTCCCTGATACCTTCCAACGGTTTCATCAAAAGCATTAAGGCGCACCAATATATCATCATTTAATTTTAAATCAGCCTTTTCATCTAAGTCAAGTCGCCAATGCAAAAACGGCAAGCTTACGACTTGTCCTACTTTGTATCTTCTGATGAATTCTTTGGCCGGAACAGTAATGGGTTTAATCGAATTGTCGGAGTACTTGACAACACTTTGGCTACTGGCTTGAAACGGAATAGTGATTTGATAAGTATCACTTGAAATCATTTTTACTGTAATAAATTGAGACAGCAATTGATCCTGTTCTTTATCCAATGTGATTTTGAATGGAACCTGCCCATACACATCCTGCAAAAAATATTTGGTCTGCTTAAAGTAATCGATATAAAATTGTAATTTATCAACCACCAACTCGTTGTGCGATCTTGATTTTAGTGTGGTAGCTATCATCTGAACTTTATCGGATGTCCCGCCCCAGTTGAAAACCAAGCTGGTATTGGCTGTGAAAAACGGATTATTCTCTTCTTTGACTGCTATGGTGGTTTCAATACCGTATATTTTTTGCTTTCTGACATTCACTTGATGTGCTATCGAAAAGGCGATAATTAACCCTACCAGAAACCATTTCCAATAACTGGTGGTTTTAATCAAAAATCCTTTAAAATCAAAACTGGTTTTGGTATCAAAAAAAGAAAAATCTTTTATGTCGAGCATGACAATGAGTGTTAATTTTTAAGTAATAAGTAAGTAGTTGTCGCCAATGACAATAAGGTAACCAGGGTTGATAAAGATTCTATCCCGGTTTTACCTGTACCCCATGTTTTTTGTCGCAAGGGTTTAACATAAATATAATCGTTGGGTTGCAAATAAAAACAAGGTGAATTTACAGCATTACTTTTAGTCAAATCGATACTAAACGTTTCACTTCCTTGAGGATATCTTCTAATTACTTTTACATCTTTACGGTCACCTGTAATAGAAATATCACCGGCATTAGCAATAGCTTCCATGATATTTACTTTATCCTGATAGAGTGTTTTTGTACCGGTACTGACTACCTCTCCGTTTATGGTGTATCTGAAACCTGCTAATTTTACAATCACAAATATGCCGGCTTCCGGTTTAAAATATTTATCGGACAAAAGCGTTTCCAGTTTGACTCTGATTTCTTCAACCGTAAAACCTAAAACGTTAAGTTCTCCTATTATCGGCAATCTGATATTACCATGATCATCAACGGTATAACCATTATAATAGCTACTCTGTTCTGTTATACCAGCTGTATTTTGAGAGCCGTTTGAATTAAAAATATCAACTAATTTAGGATCAATCGCTTTAATATTAATATTCAAGATATCATTAGTCTGCAAGCGATAAGGTTTATTGTTGGAAGGTGTTACCGAAACGGCGGAAGCATCTTTATCGTTTTGTAAATAAATCAGATCTTTGGTAGGCACACAAGAAACCGTTAAAATACTGAGTAAAACAAATAAATATAATCTGGGTTTGTCCATTATTTTTTTAAAAAAATTAGCAAACAAAGATAGTTTTTCAATTCTAATTACAAAAATGTAGTGAATGATTATTTTGTTATATGTTTTTTAACGAATTTTCAAAAGGAACGCGGTTCAAAATGCTTCTGCCCAAAGTCACCTCATCGGCATATTCCAACTCA
Above is a genomic segment from Flavobacterium phycosphaerae containing:
- the rfbB gene encoding dTDP-glucose 4,6-dehydratase translates to MGKKILITGGAGFIGSHVVRRFVTKYPSYHIFNLDALTYAGNLENIADIEDSANYTFVKGDITDADFINDLFQKYQFEGVLHLAAESHVDRSITDPLAFVKTNVIGTMNLLNAAKTIWKDNFEGKRFYHISTDEVYGSLGATGLFTETTPYDPNSPYSASKASSDHFVRAYGETYGLPYVITNCSNNYGPNHFPEKLIPLFINNIINNKPLPVYGDGKYTRDWLFVEDHAVAIDLVFHEGKNHETYNIGGFNEWQNIDLVKLLCQQMDKKLGRSEGESAQLITYVKDRPGHDLRYAIDASKINKELGWKPSVTFEQGLEKTIDWYLANEVWLKNVTSGEYQNYYDKQYH
- the cysQ gene encoding 3'(2'),5'-bisphosphate nucleotidase CysQ, with the translated sequence MTNSSVNSLWIETAIDAALEAGAVIMKIYTNEIEVVFKEDESPLTVADQQANTCIEAKLKPFGIPIISEETKQLPYDVRKNWNTCWIVDPLDGTKEFIKKNDEFTVNIALVENGKPKFGVIFAPALNELYYGLVDEKKAFKFITTADTTAADIIKNSQNIAPKKDENELRVVGSRSHMNEETTTFMTQLEQQSGKKVAIISKGSSLKLCLVAEGTADVYPRFAPTMEWDIAAGHAICNAAGLKVLQQNSTTELQYNKENLLNPYFSITND
- a CDS encoding DUF2061 domain-containing protein, whose protein sequence is MIDKSHKRHIAKAITWRVIGTIDTMLLAWFISGNPMIGFKIGMTEFATKFILYYLHERVWYKINLSKEGILRESKKRHFAKTVTWRLVGSMDTMMVAWFISGNPFIGLKVGLAEVSTKMILYYIHERVWYRSKFGLPKVEPITVEEPIVEPIKAANE
- a CDS encoding sulfate adenylyltransferase subunit 1 encodes the protein MIIDTNQLLRFTTAGSVDDGKSTLIGRLLYDSKSIFEDQLEAIETTSKRKGHAGVDLALFTDGLRDEREQGITIDVAYRYFTTPKRKFIIADTPGHIQYTRNMVTGASTANAAIVLIDARHGVIEQTKRHAFIASLLQIPHIIVCVNKMDLVDYSETVFNTIVNQFEEFSSKLNIKDIRFIPISALDGDNVVNRSENMDWYQDSPLLHLLETLHISSDINKIDARFPVQTVLRPQSEGFIDYRGYAGRIAGGIYRVGDSITVLPSGFVSKIKSINAGDKEVEEAFAPMSVSITLEDDIDVGRGDMLVKTNNQPEMQQEFDVMLCWFNNGSARPNAKYTIMHTSNEQKAIIKNVVYKIDINSYHRLEEDKELKMNDIARVTIRCTQRLMLDSYRENRITGSIILIDDATNETVAAGMIV
- the cysC gene encoding adenylyl-sulfate kinase produces the protein MSNNITQQNYSVTRESRNQLNQHPSMVLWFTGLSGSGKSTIAEAVEQALFQLNLRTYTLDGDNLRGGINAGLGFTESDRNENLRRTAEIAKLFVDAGMITVAAFVSPLEKDRKMVKEIIGEKDFIEIFVDTSLEECERRDVKGLYQKARKGLIPNFTGIDAPYEKPTNPAIWIKTETDSIPDAVEKVITFVKHKIETYSNE
- the cysD gene encoding sulfate adenylyltransferase subunit CysD — protein: MSKFYLNYLDELESEAIFILREVWAQFQNPVILFSGGKDSIVVAHLAKKAFYPSKIPFALMHIDTGHNFPETIQFRDDLIAELGATLLVGSVQESIDTGRVLEERGKNANRNALQTTTLLDAIESHKIDCAIGGGRRDEEKARAKERFFSHRDDFGQWDPKNQRPELWNLLNGKYFEGEHFRAFPISNWTEMDVWNYIKRENIAIPSLYFAHEREVLWRNNSWIPKSEYLILDGTEEIHTKKIRFRTLGDITITGGIESDADTLEKIVAEVASLRHTERGNRADDKRSESAMEDRKREGYF